The following are from one region of the Salvia splendens isolate huo1 chromosome 2, SspV2, whole genome shotgun sequence genome:
- the LOC121773603 gene encoding uncharacterized protein LOC121773603 — protein sequence MACLNMSSNDQALYNTITGPRISFSNDFLEPVKLDKSYREAPVSSDFEFSVRNYSMISADEVFSNGKMLPSRESFSKTKTLRDELLAGDDDYEDVSSLRLVKGASRWRERFGLKRSHNVVPKKSLGSIDEMKASEIGAFARKK from the coding sequence ATGGCATGCTTAAACATGTCTAGCAACGATCAAGCCTTGTACAACACAATCACAGGTCCAAGAATCTCATTTTCAAATGATTTTCTCGAGCCCGTCAAGCTAGATAAGAGCTACAGAGAAGCTCCTGTGTCCTCCGATTTCGAGTTCTCTGTCCGGAACTACTCTATGATCTCTGCAGATGAGGTTTTCTCCAATGGCAAAATGCTGCCATCAAGGGAGAGCTTCTCCAAGACGAAAACTCTCAGAGACGAGCTCCTTGCTGGTGACGATGATTATGAGGATGTCTCGTCGCTAAGGCTGGTGAAGGGTGCGAGCCGATGGAGGGAGAGGTTTGGGCTGAAGAGATCACACAATGTGGTGCCTAAGAAGAGTTTGGGAAGTATAGATGAGATGAAGGCCTCAGAGATTGGTGCTTTTGCTAGGAAGAAGTAA